The sequence TCACCGTTTCTACCGCAAAACCGCCAATTTCATCCAAGGCACTGCGGCGAATGACCGCGCACGAGCCACAGAAAAATGCGGCATTCCAGTTATCATTTCCTTGCTGAATAGGGCCATAGAAGAGTGCGCCCTCGTTAGGCACATTACGACCCGTTGATAAATTACGCTCAAATGGATCGGGAGAATAAAAGTAGTGCGGTGTTTGTATCAGCGCGAGGCGTTTGTCAGCCAGAAAACTGCCTACTGTTGCTTGCAAAAAGCCTCGCGTGGCAACATGGTCGCAGTCGAAAACACAGATTAACTCACCGTGGGTAATTTTCATCGCATGATTAAGATTACCTGCTTTGGCATGGCGGTTATCATTACGCGTGATATAACCGACCCCAACATCCGCCGCAAATACGGCGAACTCAGTGCGTTTCCCATCATCCAAGACATATATTTTTAATTTTTCTTTCGGATAATCAATGCACTGAGCTGCAAGAATAGTGTCTCGGACCACATCAAGACTTTCATTATAGGTTGGGATATAAACATCAACGGTTGGCCATAAACTCGTATCTTCGGGAAGGGGTTCAATTGATCTTTTGAGTGGCCAGATTGTCTGCAAATAGCTAAGTGAGAGGATCACCCAAATATAGAGTTCAGCCGTGTAAAGCAGAATACCCAATATGGTTTCGGTCACTGAGCCAAAATGAAGGGTCTCAGTCGTCCGCCAATAGATATATCGAGATGACATCAAGAATGACAATACAGTCATCACAATGGTGACTTTCCTGCTTTTGCTTAAGCCAAGCAAAAAGAAAGCTGCAATGCTGAATATCCCAAAGATATACTGTTTATTACTGTCCATCGGAGTAACGATAACCAATATAGCAATCGGGAATAACAGTAATAACAGAAGATAAAAATGAATTTTCTTCATATTGAATTCAACCGCTAATTGTATAAGTCATGTTTAGGTGTCGAGTAAACTTCACCCCCACCGATTGTTATTCCCAAAATGGCAGCAATTTTTTTGCTAATAAGCTCAATATCAAATGCTGCCGCTGACACGGGACTGAAATCAATAATAGAACGTTGAGAAGCATTGGCTTCCGGGACACACTCATCCCGATGGATCATCCCTAATAACTTATCGCCCAAGCGCTGCTCAAAAAATTGCGATACATCATGGTTAATTTGGCGACGATTATCACTTTGGTTAACCACAAAATAGGTGCCTACTTTATTATCTAGCGGTGCGCCAATGAGTTTGCCTTTCTCCACCTGAGGTAGCAGCGATAAAGAGGCGGTGTCGGCTAGCATCACAACCAAATGCATATCGGCAATGCCCTGCATGGCTTTTAATGCTGGGCTGGGTCCCGGCGGAAAATCTGCAATGACCACTAATCCGGGATAATTCAAAACTGAATGCAACCCGCGTTGTAAAAAATGCGGGTCAGAAATTAATTCGTGTTCAAACGCCAGCCGCTTAGCTTCGTCAACATCACCATAAGGCAACACAAAAGTATTGGTGCCAGCCTTAAGAATAAATTGGCTCCAGTCGGAGGCATGGTCTGATTCAGAGACATAACCGCGCTCATCTGATAACGGCACACCAAAATGCAGGCGCAGCGCATTTTGTACATCAAAATCAATGACTAAAACTTTGCTACCACTGCGAGCCAGTGAGTGTGCCAAATTGGCGGCAAAAGTTGTTTTACCTACACCACCTTTCGGTGAACATATACAAACTAACGGCATAAGGCGATGCTCTCTAGCAGAGATTGTAAAGGAATATCCCGTGAGGACTCGGCAAAATCAGCCTGATGCGGTTGAGGCCATTTTGGCGAGAAAATATGTTTAAATTCAGTCTTATGATCTGAATCTAACTTATCAGATGATGAGGATAAAATTCGGGTAGCTGGTTTTGATTCAGCCATAGGCTGAATGACGGTTGAATGCCCAGAATGTGACTCAGGCGCTGGTGTGATCGGCGCAGGGAAAAGCGACTGCATGATGGCAGGGCGCGCGGTTGTTCTGGGATTCTGTAACACGTCATTATTGACCGACCGCGATCCACTCATCTTTTGTAGCGCGTCAGGTTCGGCAAACTCAGAGGCTGAAATAGGCTGAGGTGTCGGTTGTGTTGTCCGACCATTTTCTAGCAGTGAATTGTTCTCTTGCGATGACATCTGTTTTATTAATGCCCATGCAGATCCACTTTTTTGGCTTTCACTCTCAGATATTTCTTTATAATTAATGTCTTGCATATCTATTTTATCTTTAAACTGCTTAATATCATCATATTTATTCATCAGTACGCACCACTTTTGATACAAGACGTTTAAAATAAGTTAGGCCATAGCCTATTTTTCTGAGGTTTGCCTAGTAAAAATCTCATACAAACAATAATAGTTCCATAGCTTTATGATTATAATCTGATTAATACACTGTAATGCCATAAATATAGGGCGATATCACAAATTTTTTAGCATAACGTCAGATAAACTGGATTAACATTTTTTTCGGCGGATCGTGGTTTTTCTGCTCGCGATGCACAGTGGCGGTGCTAGTCGGC comes from Yersinia mollaretii ATCC 43969 and encodes:
- the bcsO gene encoding cellulose biosynthesis protein BcsO, which encodes MNKYDDIKQFKDKIDMQDINYKEISESESQKSGSAWALIKQMSSQENNSLLENGRTTQPTPQPISASEFAEPDALQKMSGSRSVNNDVLQNPRTTARPAIMQSLFPAPITPAPESHSGHSTVIQPMAESKPATRILSSSSDKLDSDHKTEFKHIFSPKWPQPHQADFAESSRDIPLQSLLESIALCR
- the bcsQ gene encoding cellulose biosynthesis protein BcsQ; translated protein: MPLVCICSPKGGVGKTTFAANLAHSLARSGSKVLVIDFDVQNALRLHFGVPLSDERGYVSESDHASDWSQFILKAGTNTFVLPYGDVDEAKRLAFEHELISDPHFLQRGLHSVLNYPGLVVIADFPPGPSPALKAMQGIADMHLVVMLADTASLSLLPQVEKGKLIGAPLDNKVGTYFVVNQSDNRRQINHDVSQFFEQRLGDKLLGMIHRDECVPEANASQRSIIDFSPVSAAAFDIELISKKIAAILGITIGGGEVYSTPKHDLYN